Proteins encoded together in one Streptomyces sp. NA04227 window:
- a CDS encoding DUF4331 domain-containing protein encodes MTSTSARPPRRRLLDQSLLVLGAGALTTGLVVLTLAPGTSVASSHREAPLIAGDPRADNTDVYAFTSPDRDDTVTLAANWIPFEEPNGGPNFYAFADDAKYHIKIDNTGDGKADITYTWRFRNLIRDAANQFLYNTGPVTSFNDPDLNFRQVYDLTVTTSHGTKTLLRGAPTAPSRVGNASMPDYPRLRDEAVRGLKHGGKAFAGQAEDPFFADLRVFDLLYGGDLSERGQDTLAGYNVNSVALQIPKKALALKGDTTRNPVVGVWSTTERQGATVTDSRKKKNNTGWRQVSRLGNPLVNEVVVPLKYKDAFNSISPDQDRTVQPVVDKVLDPILPKVIEKVYGIPAPKPPRNDLVEIYLTGICKACGPIKADLNSHRLNKDAAVGEIVPAEELRLNMAVPPTAEPQRLGVLAGDLAGFPNGRRLADDVLDISLQAVEGAAQTGELVEALADGDQVDTNEVPFEDRFPYLAQPHTQNVNRGGDDGPGGDDGWPFKDAHASSMAGFGALMLTTGGYRLRRRKAGA; translated from the coding sequence TTGACGTCCACTTCTGCCAGACCCCCCAGGCGGCGTCTGCTCGACCAGTCGCTGCTCGTCCTCGGCGCCGGTGCGCTGACCACCGGCCTGGTCGTGCTGACGCTGGCGCCGGGAACCAGTGTGGCCTCCAGTCACCGTGAAGCTCCCCTGATCGCGGGTGACCCGCGGGCCGACAACACCGATGTGTACGCGTTCACCAGTCCCGACCGCGACGACACGGTGACCCTGGCCGCGAACTGGATTCCTTTCGAGGAGCCCAACGGCGGGCCGAACTTCTACGCCTTCGCCGACGACGCCAAGTACCACATCAAGATCGACAACACGGGCGACGGCAAAGCGGACATCACGTACACGTGGCGTTTTCGCAATCTGATCCGGGACGCGGCGAACCAGTTCCTCTACAACACGGGTCCGGTCACCTCGTTCAACGACCCGGACCTGAATTTCCGTCAGGTCTACGATCTGACGGTCACCACGTCGCACGGCACCAAGACGCTCCTGCGCGGAGCGCCGACCGCTCCCTCGCGTGTGGGTAATGCGTCGATGCCCGACTACCCGAGGCTGCGTGACGAGGCCGTGCGGGGGCTGAAGCACGGCGGGAAGGCGTTCGCTGGGCAGGCCGAGGACCCGTTCTTCGCCGACCTCAGGGTCTTCGACCTGCTGTACGGCGGGGACTTGAGCGAGCGCGGGCAGGACACCCTGGCCGGCTACAACGTCAACTCTGTGGCCCTGCAGATCCCCAAGAAGGCTCTCGCGCTGAAGGGCGACACGACGCGCAACCCGGTCGTCGGGGTGTGGTCGACCACCGAGCGTCAGGGTGCGACGGTCACCGACAGCCGTAAGAAGAAGAACAACACAGGCTGGCGTCAGGTCTCCAGGCTGGGCAACCCGCTGGTCAACGAGGTCGTCGTCCCGCTGAAGTACAAGGACGCGTTCAACTCGATCTCGCCCGACCAGGACCGCACGGTGCAGCCGGTGGTGGACAAGGTCCTCGACCCGATCCTGCCCAAGGTGATCGAGAAGGTGTACGGGATCCCGGCACCGAAGCCTCCGCGCAACGACCTGGTGGAGATCTATCTGACGGGTATCTGCAAGGCATGCGGTCCGATCAAGGCCGACCTGAACTCCCACCGTCTGAACAAGGACGCGGCGGTGGGCGAGATCGTGCCTGCCGAGGAACTGCGCCTGAACATGGCGGTGCCGCCCACCGCCGAGCCGCAGCGTCTGGGTGTACTGGCCGGTGACCTGGCGGGCTTCCCGAACGGCAGGCGCCTTGCCGACGATGTCCTGGACATCTCGCTGCAGGCGGTCGAAGGCGCTGCCCAGACCGGTGAGCTCGTCGAGGCGCTGGCCGACGGGGATCAAGTGGACACCAACGAGGTGCCCTTCGAGGACCGCTTCCCCTACCTCGCGCAGCCGCACACGCAGAACGTCAACCGCGGTGGCGACGACGGTCCCGGCGGGGACGACGGCTGGCCGTTCAAGGACGCGCACGCCTCGTCAATGGCGGGTTTCGGGGCGCTCATGCTCACCACGGGTGGCTACCGTCTGCGCCGCCGCAAGGCCGGAGCCTGA